ACCCGATTTTCACCTGCTGGCCGGGTTAAACCTGCCGCTGGTGATTGAGATGTTGATTGCGCCGCCGGATGAGCCCGCGCTTCAGCTTATCCACGAGGCGCTGACCAACGCTCGTGAAGGCATGCAGTACTGCAACCAGACCATCAGCGGCGCCCACTGCGCCGACAAAGATTTCTGAGCGAGGAGGATAACAATGATAAAGCTCTTACGAGTCGATCACCGACTGCTGCACGGCCAGGTGGCCTTTTCCTGGACGCAATATATCGGCGCTGACTGCATTCTGATCGCCAACGACAGCGTGCCCAACGACGACCTGCGCAAAACCACGATCAAGCTGGCGAAGCCGCCGGCGGTGAAGCTGGTGATCAAAAGCATCGACGACGCTATCGAGGCGATCAAAAGCGGCGTCACCGATAAGTACAAGCTGTTTATCGTCGTCGAATCGGTGGCGGACGCCTGGCGGCTGGCCTCGGCGGTGCCGCAGATCGTCAGCATTAACCTTGGCGGCATCAAGGCGCGCGAAGGCAGCCGCAATATTTCGAAGGCGATTAACGTGCTGCCGGAAGAGATCGCGCTGCTGCAGGAACTGACGCAGGCGGGCACAGAGGTTGAGATCCGCCAGGTGCCGGGCGATCGCAAACAGCTGTTTACCGAGGCGCTGTAGCGCGGGGAGTCATCATGACAGAGGCACTTCTGCTGGGGCTGGTGGCGTTTATCGCCCAGTCCGAATATGCGCTCGGCACCTCGCTGCTCTCGCGGCCCATCGTCACCGGCCTGCTGACCGGGCTGGTGCTGGGCGACGTGCAAACCGGGGTGATCATGGGCGCGACGCTGGAGCTGGCGTTTATCGGATCGTTTTCGGTCGGCGCCTCGATTCCGCCCGATGTGGTAACCGGCGGCATTCTCGGCGTTGCCTTCGCCATCACCTCCGGCGCCGGCACCGAGACGGCGCTGCTGCTCGGTCTGCCGATCGCCACCCTGACGCTGGTGTTGAAAAACGTCTGGCTGGGGCTGCTGATCCCCACGCTCAGCCATAAGGCGGACGCTTATGCGGAGCGGGGCGACACCGGCGGCATTGAACGCATGCACCTGCTGGCGGGGTTTGGCCTGTCGCTGATGCTGGCGACCATCGTTACCGTTTCGTTCCTGGTGGGCAGCGGCGCGGTGAAAAGCCTGCTCGACGCCATTCCCGAATTTATCAAACACGGCCTGAGCGTGGCGACCGGCATTATTCCGGCGCTCGGCTTCGCCATGCTGGCGCGGCTGCTGATCAATAAAAAAGTGGCGCCGTGGTTTTTCCTCGGCTTCGCACTGATGGCCTACCTGAAAATCCCGGTGACCGGCATCGCCATCCTCGGTGCCATCGCCGCGGTGGTGATGGTCAATGTGACCCATCAGCCTGTGCAACGCGCCACGACGGCGCAGGGAGTAGAAGATGACGAAGATGATTTCTGACAGCGAAAAAGCGCCGGCGCCGACCATCACCCCGCGCGATCTGCGCCGCGTGTTCTGGCGCTCGTTCCAGATGGAGTTCTCCTGGAACTATGAGCGGCAGATGAATCTGGCTTTTGTCTACGCGCTGATGCCGGTGCTGAAAAAGCTCTATACGCGCCATGAGGAGCTGGTCAGCGCGCTGAAGCGTCACCTGGTGTTCTTCAACACCACGCCGCATATCGTGACGCTGATCCTCGGCATCACTGCGGCGATGGAGGAGAAAAACCGCAGCGGCGGCGGCATGGACAGCGCCTCGATCGATAACGTTAAGGCGTCGTTGATGGGGCCGTTGGCCGGGCTGGGAGATTCGTTTTTCTGGGGCACGCTGCGGCTGATCGCCACCGGCATCGGCACCAGCCTGGCGCTGAAGGGCAATATTCTCGGGCCGATCCTGTTTGTGCTGATTTTCAACATACCGCACATTCTGGTGCGCTGGCTGTTTACCCGCTGGGGCTACGTGCTGGGCACCGGCGTGCTGCAGCGCATTCAGCAGAGCGGCATGATGGAGAGCGTCACCTACGGCGCGTCGATTATCGGCCTGATGGTGGTCGGCGCGATGACCGCCTCGATGATCAATATCACCATCCCCATTACCTTCGGCACCGGCGAGGCGAAAACCGAGGTGCAGTCGATCATCAACGACATTATGCCCTGTCTGCTGCCGCTGCTGAGCTTCGGCATTGTCTACTGGCTGCTGGGAAAAAAGGTGCAGCCGCTGGCGATTATTGGCGGGATGGCGGTGGTCGGCATCCTGGGGTCCTGGATCGGTCTGTTCTGAGGAGAAAAGCATGACGATCACCATGAGGCACTGTATTGAAAGCGAGCCGGAAATCCTGGCGCGCATTCTGGATAAGCATCACACCACGCTGGCGCCGGTACGGCAGCGGCTGGCGCAGGGGCCGGTGCGGCGTCTGCTGATCCTCGCCACCGGCTCGTCGCTGAACGCCGCCCAGTGCGCCGCCTTCGCTTTCAGCCAGTGGGCCGGAGTGCAGGTAGAGATTAAAGAGCCGTATCCTTTTACCCACTACGAGCGGCCGGACACGCAGGCGGACTGGGTTATCGCCCTGTCGCAGAGCGGAAAAAGCCACTCCACGCTGCAGGCGCAGCGCAAGGCGCAGGCGGCGGGTCAGCCGGTCTACTGCCTGACCGCAAACCCGTATAGTCCGCTGGCGCAAGAGGCGGACGCGCTGCTGGATATCAACTGCGGCATTGAGCCGGTGGGGTTCGTGACCTTCGGCTTCAGCGCCACGGTGCTGAACCTGCTGCTAATGGCGCTAATGGTCGGCGAGGCGCAGGGCGAAATCGACGCCGCGCAGCGGGAGAGTCTGCTGTTATCGCTGCGCGCGCTGACGCGTCATCTGCCGGAGACGATGCGCCGTACCGACGCGTTTATCGATCGCCATCAGGCGCTGCTGGCGCAGGCGCCGCGCTATGTCGCCATCGGCTACGGCGCGCTGGCCGGCGTGGCGAAGGAGTTCGAAACCAAGTTCACCGAAACCGTGCGCAGCCCCTCCAGCGGCTTTGAGCTGGAGGCCTATATGCACGGCCCCTATCTGGAAGCGAATGCCAGCCATCTGCTGCTGTTTATCGAAGACGCACCCAATCAACGCAGCGCGGCGCTACGCGACTATATGCGCCCGCATGTCCGGGCCGCGCTGACCCTCAGCGCGCAGGAGCAGGGCGATGAGCAGACGCTGGCGCTCGGTTTTCCTCTCGATCCGCTGCTTGCGCCACTGCTGCTGATTGTACCGGTGCAGATCATGGCCTGGCGCGTCGCCGCGCTAAAGGGTATCGATTTGAGCGTGCGGATTTTTGACGATTTCGACAAGGTGCTGCAAAGCAAAATCTAATCTTCCTCAGGAGAAAGAATATGTTGGGTTTTAATCAGGACGAGTACCTGACCAGTAC
This DNA window, taken from Mixta gaviniae, encodes the following:
- a CDS encoding PTS mannose/fructose/sorbose/N-acetylgalactosamine transporter subunit IIC, whose amino-acid sequence is MTEALLLGLVAFIAQSEYALGTSLLSRPIVTGLLTGLVLGDVQTGVIMGATLELAFIGSFSVGASIPPDVVTGGILGVAFAITSGAGTETALLLGLPIATLTLVLKNVWLGLLIPTLSHKADAYAERGDTGGIERMHLLAGFGLSLMLATIVTVSFLVGSGAVKSLLDAIPEFIKHGLSVATGIIPALGFAMLARLLINKKVAPWFFLGFALMAYLKIPVTGIAILGAIAAVVMVNVTHQPVQRATTAQGVEDDEDDF
- a CDS encoding PTS system mannose/fructose/sorbose family transporter subunit IID; the protein is MTKMISDSEKAPAPTITPRDLRRVFWRSFQMEFSWNYERQMNLAFVYALMPVLKKLYTRHEELVSALKRHLVFFNTTPHIVTLILGITAAMEEKNRSGGGMDSASIDNVKASLMGPLAGLGDSFFWGTLRLIATGIGTSLALKGNILGPILFVLIFNIPHILVRWLFTRWGYVLGTGVLQRIQQSGMMESVTYGASIIGLMVVGAMTASMINITIPITFGTGEAKTEVQSIINDIMPCLLPLLSFGIVYWLLGKKVQPLAIIGGMAVVGILGSWIGLF
- a CDS encoding PTS sugar transporter subunit IIB, which produces MIKLLRVDHRLLHGQVAFSWTQYIGADCILIANDSVPNDDLRKTTIKLAKPPAVKLVIKSIDDAIEAIKSGVTDKYKLFIVVESVADAWRLASAVPQIVSINLGGIKAREGSRNISKAINVLPEEIALLQELTQAGTEVEIRQVPGDRKQLFTEAL
- a CDS encoding SIS domain-containing protein, which gives rise to MTITMRHCIESEPEILARILDKHHTTLAPVRQRLAQGPVRRLLILATGSSLNAAQCAAFAFSQWAGVQVEIKEPYPFTHYERPDTQADWVIALSQSGKSHSTLQAQRKAQAAGQPVYCLTANPYSPLAQEADALLDINCGIEPVGFVTFGFSATVLNLLLMALMVGEAQGEIDAAQRESLLLSLRALTRHLPETMRRTDAFIDRHQALLAQAPRYVAIGYGALAGVAKEFETKFTETVRSPSSGFELEAYMHGPYLEANASHLLLFIEDAPNQRSAALRDYMRPHVRAALTLSAQEQGDEQTLALGFPLDPLLAPLLLIVPVQIMAWRVAALKGIDLSVRIFDDFDKVLQSKI